Within Candidatus Zixiibacteriota bacterium, the genomic segment ACCTACACCGAGCCCGAACTCTCCCGCGACCACACCGAACGCTGGCTCCAGCACGCCGGCGCCGCCATTATTCGAAGCGACATGAGGACTGCATTGGTTCCCCCCGTCACGCTGACGGCCTTCGAGTACGACGTGCCGGGCGACATCTCCACCGCCGCCTTTTTTTGCGTCGCCGCTTCCGTCATCGGCAGCAGTCGCGTCGTCATCAAAGACGTCTTGGTCAATCCTACTCGCCTCGGCGCTCTCGAACTGCTTCGGCGTATGGGCGCCCACATTCAAGTCAGCGACAGCCGACTTTGCGCCAATGAGCCCGTCGGCTCGCTCATGATCGAGTCATCCCAACTTCGCGGCACTGACTCGGACGGCATTGCCACCGCATCCTTCATCGACGAAGTTCCCGCTCTGGCTGTCGCCGCCATCTTCGCCTCCGGCACGACGCGCTTTCGCAAAGTCGGAGAATTGCGCGTCAAAGAGTCCGACCGCGCGCAGGGAATCGTCGATCTGGCCCGCGCCTTCAATTG encodes:
- a CDS encoding 3-phosphoshikimate 1-carboxyvinyltransferase (catalyzes the formation of 5-O-(1-carboxyvinyl)-3-phosphoshikimate from phosphoenolpyruvate and 3-phosphoshikimate in tryptophan biosynthesis), giving the protein TYTEPELSRDHTERWLQHAGAAIIRSDMRTALVPPVTLTAFEYDVPGDISTAAFFCVAASVIGSSRVVIKDVLVNPTRLGALELLRRMGAHIQVSDSRLCANEPVGSLMIESSQLRGTDSDGIATASFIDEVPALAVAAIFASGTTRFRKVGELRVKESDRAQGIVDLARAFNCEATIEGEDLIVHGGAPQPSTSADPRGDHRLAMAIEIATLALGGELGNRYQEMIAISAPEFYTTLRRLC